A section of the Phaseolus vulgaris cultivar G19833 chromosome 8, P. vulgaris v2.0, whole genome shotgun sequence genome encodes:
- the LOC137824900 gene encoding uncharacterized protein, whose translation MGAQSLLAKNDSQLVTGQVTREYQAKDPQMAVYLRYIEALKGAFATFELVHVPKEQNARADLLAKLASTGKGGRQRTVIQETLKTPRKFVVDNRVDILHINTARGKPRSHRSLIQDTARTPRINTYAASPEGEKYGQVCALEEGDTWMTPYRRYIADGILPAKPGEGKRIKKNSARYTLVDGVLFRHGFTHPILTCVSGDECTRIMSELHEGICGSHVGGRSLASKVIRAGFYWPSVREDCVRYAQRCKQCQMHADWHKAPPEELRSIYSPWPFHTWGIDILEPFPLAIRQMKYLIVAIE comes from the coding sequence atgggcgCTCAAAGTCTCTTGGCGAAGAATGATTCCCAgttggtcacagggcaagtaacaagGGAGTACCAAGCaaaggatccacagatggctGTGTACTTGAGGTACATCGAAGCGTTGAAGGGAGCTTTCGCTacgtttgagctggtgcatgtccctaaagagcaaaatgccagagctgacctgctcgccaagctggccagcacaggcaaggggggaaggcagaggacagtcatcCAAGAGACGCTTAAAACGCCGCGAAAGTTTGTGGTAGACAACAGGGTGGACATTCTTCACATTAATACAGCGAGAGGAAAGCCAAGGAGCCATCGCTCTTTGATTCAAGATACGGCGAGGACACCCCGCATCAACACCTACGCGGCCTCGCCCGAAGGAGAGAAGTATGGGCAAGTATGTGCCTTGGAGGAAGGCGACACGTGGATGACGCCTTATAGGCGATACATTGCAGATGGGATTCTCCCAGCAAAGCCTGGAGAAGGAAAGAGGATAAAAAAGAACTCTGCAAGGTACACTCTCGTTGATGGAGTGCTATTTAGGcatgggttcacacacccaattctgacatgtgtgagtggcgacgagtgtacgaGGATCATGTCAGAGCTTCACGAGGGGATTTGCGGAAGCCACGTGGGGGGAAGATCATTGGCTTCCAAGGTGATTCGCGCAGGGTTTTATTGGCCATCAGTGAGGGAAGATTGTGTAAGATACGCCCAgcgatgcaagcagtgccaaatgcatgcagactggcataaggcacctccagAGGAACTAAGATCGATTTATAGCCCATGGcccttccacacatggggaatcgacattttGGAGCCTTTCcctctggcgataaggcagatgaagtatttgatagtcgccatcgagtag
- the LOC137824901 gene encoding B3 domain-containing transcription factor VRN1-like: MTSKLNQRDDSHGGSASKPIHFFRIMLSHNLLHGKLRLPSKFVSKYGNHLPNTIFLKLPNDAEWEVKLEKSDGSVWFQQGWKEFVEYHCLAHGHLLVFRYNGTSHFHVLICDMSCMEIDYPVNKANQKRVRINSEDIQPAKTQKPTQNEKRSDEDVRDHKGILKNLNEGKKKMEAVGNTSFMVILKPSNLITGYMYLPKVPVRSYIKRREQYITLLVGDRSWRVKLIHYRNNTAYFTNFLDFARENDLKEGDACFFQLINMGDDMVFRATFCKQTLLSSRETYHERLRIMQSKSSKVSTSGISFIDATIKFQCWKEVVGGKSRGRFYGTMDLATNFLHGASSLTRPPIFACGIDHDDKLVENLISKCKSKHGWL, encoded by the exons ATGACTTCAAAACTTAACCAAAGAGATGACTCTCATGGGGGTAGTGCCTCAAAGCCAATCCACTTTTTCAGGATCATGCTCTCCCACAACCTTCTGCATGGAAAACTA AGGCTTCCATCAAAGTTTGTGAGCAAATATGGAAATCACCTACCCAACACAATATTTCTTAAGCTTCCAAATGATGCAGAATGGGAAGTAAAATTGGAGAAAAGTGATGGCAGTGTTTGGTTTCAGCAAGGTTGGAAAGAGTTTGTGGAGTATCACTGTCTAGCTCATGGACACCTTTTGGTTTTCAGATACAATGGAACATCTCATTTTCATGTACTCATCTGTGATATGAGCTGCATGGAAATAGACTACCCTGTCAACAAAGCAAATCAGAAAAGGGTCAGAATTAATAGTGAAGACATTCAACCAGCTAAGACACAGAAACCAACACAGAATGAGAAAAGGTCCGATGAAGATGTCAGAGACCACAAAG GTATTTTGAAGAATCTAAATGAAGGGAAGAAGAAGATGGAAGCTGTTGGGAATACTTCCTTCATGGTGATACTGAAACCTAGCAACTTAATTACTGGGTATATG TATCTGCCAAAGGTCCCAGTGAGGAGCTACATCAAACGTCGTGAACAATATATTACTCTTCTTGTTGGGGACAGATCATGGAGGGTTAAATTGATCCATTATCGAAATAATACAGCTTACTTCACAAATTTCTTAGATTTTGCAAGGGAAAACGATTTAAAAGAAGGAGATGCATGCTTTTTCCAACTCATAAACATGGGAGATGACATGGTGTTTAGGGCTACCTTTTGTAAACAGACACTCCTCTCCTCTCGA GAAACATATCATGAACGATTGAGGATAATGCAATCAAAGAGTTCAAAAGTATCAACTTCTGGTATCTCTTTCATTGATGCAACAATAAAGTTTCAATGCTGGAAAGAAGTTGTTGGAGGGAAGAGTAGAGGTAGATTTTATGGCACTATGGATTTAGCTACTAACTTTCTCCATGGGGCCTCATCCCTCACTCGACCCCCTATATTTGCTTGTGGTATTGATCATGATGATAAACTAGTTGAGAATCTTATAAGCAAATGCAAAAGCAAACATGGTTGGTTATAG